The DNA sequence CGCTGGCGTACCCGGACCGCGTGGCGCTCTCGCGCGGCGGGCGCACGCGGTTTGTGATGCGCAATGGCCGCGGCGCCAAGGTGGACGACGCCTCACCGCTCGCGGGCGCGCCTTGCCTCGCTATTGGCGATACCGACGGCGACGGAGGTGAAGCCAAGGTGTACCGCGCGGTGCCGTTGACGCGCGAGCAACTCGAGACGCTGTTTGCCTCAGACATTGAGCGCGAAGATGTGGTGGAGATTGACGACGCCACGGGTGCCGTGCGGGCCATCACGCGCGAGCGTCTTGGCGCCCTCGTGCTGCGCGAACGCCCGCAGCGCGAACCGAATGCCGATGCGATGCGCCGCGCGATGCTGGACGCGGTGCGCCGCGCTGGCGTGGCCGCGTTGCCGTGGAGCGACGGTGCGCAACGTACGCGCGAGCGCATGGCCTTCGTGCGTACGATCCATGCGGATTGGCCAGACGTCTCCGACGACTCGCTGCTCGCCGACCTCGACCAGTGGCTCGGCACGCACCTCAACGGCGTGCGCAAGCGCGCCGACCTCGCCAAGCTCGACCTCGGTACCTTTCTGCTCGACCTCCTCGACTGGAAGCAACGGGCCGCGCTCGATTCGCTGGCGCCCACGCATCTCACGGTGCCGAGCGGGTCGCGGATTCCGGTGGATTACGCCGATCCGGAGAGCCCTGCCCTGTCTGTGCGATTGCAGGAAATGTTTGGGGCGTCGGACACGCCGCGTGTCGGGGGCGAGCGAGTGGCCGTCACACTCCATCTGCTTTCCCCTGCCCATCGGCCGGTGCAGGTGACACGGGATCTCGCTGGGTTTTGGCGCAGTTCGTATTTCGACGTGCGGAAGGATATGCGGGGGCGGTACCCGCGGCACTATTGGCCCGACGACCCGCTGCAGGCCGAGCCGACGAAGCGCGCCAAGCCGCGGTAACGGCCGCCGTTTCGCTCGTTGGCGCGCCGCCAAACCGGCGCCCGAGCGGCACCGTGCTAGATCGGTGCCGCAGGGGTGCGGGAGCCGTGTTGGAGCCGTGTCGGCAGGGCGCGTGGTGGGGTATTTTTACTCTATGGTATTCGCGCGCCCCCGGCTCCGCCTCGTATTGGCAGCGATGCTGCTCGCCAGCGCATGGCCGCAGACGGTGCGCGCGCAGCGGATTGCGTGCACCGCGCGCCATCCGATGGTGGACGCGGTGGCCATCACCGGCAATGCGCGCATTTCGACGAGCGACCTTGAGCCGGTCATCCGCACCGAGCGTACGGGGCTTTGGCGGCGCTGGTTTGGATGGAACACGGGCACCCTCACCTGCCTCGACACTATTGAGTTGCGCTCCGATGCGGCGAATATCGCCGCGTTCTATGATTCGCGCGGCTACGCCGGCACTCGGGTCCAGAGCGCCGTCACCCGACGCGGCGACAAACGCGCGCAGGTGACGTTTGTGGTGCGCGAGGGGAATGCGGTTCGTATTGACTCTGTCGTCGTGGCAGGATTGCCGGTTGAGGCGGCCGATGCCCGCGCGATTCAGCAACGCTTGCTACGGACGGTGTACGACGATTCGGTATTGAAGTTTGTGCGCGACTCGGTGCAGCAGTTGGTGAAGGAGGCGGGCTTCGCGCATGCGCGAGAGCCGCTCGACTCAAGCCGGCGCGACACGACGGCGCACCGCGGCACCGTGCACTTCGTGTTCCGCCCAGGACCGGTGACGCGCATTGGAACGATTGCCATTCGCTTCTCCGATTCCACGCGTGCCCCTGCGCTCTCGGCAGACGCTGTGCGCGCGTTGCTGCGGGTGCATAGTGGTGATCGCCTCGACTCGCGTGAAGTCGCCACGAGTCAGCGCGACCTCTACGCCACGGAGCTGTACCGCACGGTGCGTATTGACAACGTGCCTGTGGACAGCACGCACGATTCGCTGGTGGTGCAACTGGCTGAAGGAGACCGACGTCGCCTGCGCACCACGGTGGGATGGGCCACCCTCGATTGTTTTCGCGCCTCAGCACGACTGGTGGAACAGAATCTCGCCAACACGGGCAACCGTCTTGAAGTCACGGCGAAGCTGTCGAAGATCGGTATGGCGCATCCGTTCGGCGGATTCTCCGGATTGTGCGCGTCGGAAACGCGCGACGACCCGTTCAGCCGCAACCTGAACTACTACGCGGGTGCGACGCTGAATCTGCGCGGCGTGCTGGGCGCACAGTTGCGCCCGAGCCTCACGCTGTTCACGGAACGGCGCTCCGAACCCTTTGCGTATCAGCAGCAGACAGACGTCGGTGTGATTGCTGCCGTGACGCGCGAACTCGGCACGCGGCTCGTTGGCACAGCGCAGTACCAATACGTGGACGGCAAAACGGTGGCGGACCGGTCGGTGAGCTGCACGACCTTCGGGTTCTGCCGTCTCGAAGATCTCACGAGCTTTGTGCTCCCGAGTCCCGTGCATACGATTGGCGGCTCACTCGCGCGAAATCCGTTGTTGCCCACGAGCGACCCCGACCACGGGTATCGCTGGCAAGTGGAGCTGCGCTACGGGCACACGCAGATTTCGCGCATCCTTCCCCTCGACTTTGCGCACATTCAGGGCGAGGCCGCGTCATACCGAGCCCTCGGCGACAATCTCGTGCTGGCCACTCGCGTACAGGCTGGGTTTGTCTTTGCGCCGAGTGATCGTTCGGTATTGTTGCCGCCACAGGAGCGGTTTTATGCCGGCGGGCAGAACACGGTGCGCGGCTTCGGGCAGAATCAACTTGGCCCCGGTTCATACATCGTTGATTCGTATGTGACGCGCACGCTCGCCGATGGCACGGTCGTGGGTGAGGCTGGTGCAGCAAGTTCGGTGTTGCGCATTGCCCCCAGCGGCGGCAACGCCATGTGGGTGGCGAATATTGAACTGCGCGCACGGCGCGGCTGGCCCGCCGACTTGTTGCACTGGGCCGCGTTCGTCGATGCTGGGCAAGTATGGAATTCCAACGATGTGTTTAGCGTGCTCAATGCGAAGCCGCGCGTCACACCAGGACTCGGCGTGCGACTCGTGACGCCCATCGGGCCATTCCGTGTGGACGTGGGATACAATCCGTATCCGCTGGCCTCAGGTCCCGCGTTTTACGTGGTGGGTGGTGATCTCGCGAAAGGAGTACTCGGCACGGTCACCTGCGTGAGCCCCGGCACCACTGATCCGCTCCCCGGGAGCACGCATGCGGCCGCGCTGAGCTGCCCCGTGACATTTACGCCGCTCAAGCGCGGCGGACTGCTCCCGCGCCTCGCGTTCCACTTCAGCATTGGGAATGCGTTTTGACGCGCCGCGCGCGATTCCTGAAGATTGGGTTCGCTACGGCGGCATGCGTGGTCGCGTTGGCTGTTGCGATTCCACTGTTCGTGGTACGCACCACGACCGGGCGTGATTGGCTGCGTCGCACGTTGGTCGCGCAGGTCAATGCATCGCTTCAGGGGCGTGGCACCCTGCGACTGGCCCATCTCGACGGTGGGTTCGGCAGTCCGGTGGTGGCCGACTCGCTGACACTGCTCGATGCGAAGGGCGCGCTGGTGATGAAGGCGGCGCGCATTACGGTGGACGTGGATCTGTGGCGCGCTAACCTCGGAGATGCGCGCATTCGCTGGCTGTTGATTGATCATCCCGAAGCGCGGCTGGTACAGGATCGTGAAGGGCGCTGGAATATTGACCGCATTTTCGCATCGGGGCGCCCGGCAAGCACGAGTCCGTCTGCGATGCGCGTGACGCTCGACAGCGCCGAAGTGCGCGACGGTCGAGTGGAACTGGTGCAGCCCGACAGCAGCACGACGCGTGACACGCACCGTGTGTTTAGCGGGCTCTCGGTAGCGCTTGGGAGCACGCGCATCATGGATCCTGCCGTCGCGGGAGGGGATGCGCTCCTCAAACGACTGGCCGTGGTTATTGACGCCCCGCCCGTGACGCTCCCACGCGTCGCTGGGCGCGTGCGCTGGTGGAAGGACTCCCTTGCGCTCGACCTCCCTGAGTTACGCCTTGGTGTTACGCACGGCCGAATGACCGGCCGGGTGTCGTGGGCGGGCAAAGGGGACGCCCGCATTGACCTGCAGGCCACGCTCGACACGGTCGCCGTGAAGGAACTCGCGTGGATTTCTGCGTTGCTCCCAAAATCCGGTACCGGGAGCACGGAGCTACGCGTGCGGAATGCTGCGGAACGAGGCGCGCTTTCCTACGAACTCACGAAGCTCGACCTTCGCGCGTCGCAGTCGCGCCTCACCGGCGCGCTCACCGCCGTGGTGGGACGCACCGTGAGCATTCGCGATCTCGCGCTCACCGCGCAGCCGATTGACGTGGCGCTGTTGCATGAGTTGTTTGGCGAGTCGATGCCCAAGAAGCCGTGGGACGGCTTTATGGAAGGGACCGTGCGTGCGCGCGGCGGGCCGCTGAGCGCGATGGTGTTCGACACGATCGCCCTCACCTGGCATGATCGGCACGCCAAGGGCGCGATGGCGCGCATGACCATCGGCGGCGTGGTGGATGCATCGGGGCCACAGACGGTGCTCCACGATTTTACGGTGCGCTTTGCTGACATGGACACGCGCGTCGCCGGTGGGGTGACGCCCGCGGCGGACTCGCTACACGGGACGTTACGCGGCTCGTTGGTGCTCGAGGGACCGACGAACAATCTGCGTTTTCATGATCTCGTGGCGTGGCACACCGATGGCCTGCTGCAACCCTCGCGCGTGCGTGGTGCGGGACGTATTGCCTCGGACGTCACGACCCAGTGGCTCGAAGCCACGCTGAGCCTCGACACGATTGCGCCGGCAACGCTTCTCCGCGGACGCACCGAGGTTCCGCTCCGTGGCGTGCTCATGGGTACGCTCGACGTACGCGCCACGGGCGACACGGTGCAGTTAGAGAGTGCGTTGCGCGCCGGCCAGGGGCGCGCACGATTCACCGGGCGCACCGTACTCGACAGCACGCAGTTGATCCTTACCGGCAGCGTGCAGCTCTCGAACGTAGATCCGCGCGTATTGTTCGCTCGGCGCGACATCCCCGCGCTTCGCCTCGACGGCTCCGCCGCTGTGAATGTGGACGGGCCTGCGACGATGCCCGATGCCCACATCCTGCTCCACCTCGACACCACGAGCATCATTGGCGCCTCTCGCGTCCGCATGGGTACCGTGCGCGCTGGGTTCGATTCCACCGGTTTTCACGTGGACACCGCCGAGCTGCACGCTGCCGATTGGCGAGTGAGTGCACGCGGCCACCTCGCGAGACGCGGGGAGAGCGCGGACAGCATGACGCTGCGCCTCGAGTTTGCCGCCGCCGATTCCCTGCGCTCCCTCTTGCTCGACAGCCTTGGCCACGCGGTTATGGACTCGCTGCACGGCGCGCTCACGGCGGAGGGAGCGCTTGTGGGTTCGATGGAGCGCTTTCGCGTGCGCGGGACGATTGGCGTGCGTGACGCGCGGCGCGGAGAGATGGGTGTGCGCAACGTCATTGGGCGCGTATCGCTCGACCGACTCCCATCGAATGCCACGGGCGGTATCTCTCTTCTCGCTGATGTTGTCACCGTTGGCAACTTTGCGACAAACGACGTCGGACTTACCGCGACCATTGACGACGGTCGCACCGCGGCGTTTGCGGCACATGCACGCTCCGGCGACACCCTCTCCCTGGCCGTGCGCGGCACCGGCGTCCGCGACGGCGACGACACCCGTTTCACGCTCGACTCGCTCACGCTGGGGCTCGGTGACGGCCGCTGGGCGCTCGAGCGCGCGGTGCACGGCACGGTGACGCCATCGCTCTTTGCCTTGGACTCCGTAGCGCTTGCGAGCACTGCGGGGGCTCATGTGCGCGGCACGTTGCGCCTTCCTGACGCCGGCGAGGTGGCAGGATCGCTGCAACTCGCGGGAGTGGGGCTCTCGGAACTCGCCTTCACGGGTTTGATTGTGCCCGACTTAGCAGGCAGCGTGCGCGGATCGCTCCAACTCAGTGGCACGCGCGATGCGCCAAAAATGGAGTTGGTGGCGTCACTCGATTCGATCTCCGTGAACGAGCACACCGCGCCGTCTATTCGCGCGACCGTGCGGTACGCCGATCGGATGGCGCGCGTGTCCGTCAACGCGAGCACCGCCGCACACAATGCGCTCACGATTGACGGCACCGTGCCCGTCAATCTCTCCCTGCGCGCCGTGGACGACCGGCGCCCCAACGACCCATTTTCGCTACGCGTGCGTGCCGATTCACTGGCCCTCGCCGACTTTGAAGGGCTGGTGCCGCGCGCGAGTGGATTGGGCGGTGTGCTGCGAACCAACGTCGAACTGCGCGGCACCTGGAAGCAACTCAACGCCGTCGGGCCGCTCCGCATTGAGAACGGAGCCTTCGACCTCCCCCGTGTGGGGTTTGTTGCGCGCCGCCTCTCGCTCGACGCAGAGTTACAGCCGGACAGCATCACCCTCCGCCGCCTGCAGTTTGCCGACGACGATGATGGCCGCAACACCATCACCGCCGAAGGGACGCTCGTGCGCCGCAATGACCGGTGGATGGTGCGCGCCACGAGTACCGCGAGCAACTTCACCGTCGTGGACGATCCGCGCCTTGCCACTGCGGTCGCCAACTGGACGCTCTCACTCAGTGGACCGGTGCGCGAACCGACGCTCGGCGGCAACGTCTCACTCCCCCACGCGTTGTTTTTTATAGACAATCAGCGGCGCGCCCGCGTGGTGAACACTGCCGCCAGCGAAGACGCCGAGCTCGCCGTCGGCATGCCGATCATGTCAGGGTTGCGCGTGCAACTCGGCAATGACGTGCGGCTCAAGTCGCGCGAGGCGAACGTGCAACTGAGCGGCACGGTTGAGTTGGCTGGGCAGGCCAACAATCCGTACATCCTCGGTGAGATTGACGCGAGCCGCGGCACCTACCGACTCGACCTCTCGATCCTCAAGCGTACCTTCCGCGTGGACAGCGGACTCGTGCGCATTGCCGGCACCAAGGACCAGCCGGCCGCGCTCAATATTTGGACGTCGTACCTCGTGCGCTCCAACGACGAAAACGACGCGCGCGATGTGCATATCACCGCGCATCTCTCGGGTCTCTCGTCGGCGCCGCGACTCGACCTCTCGAGCGACCTCGGCAACGCCGTGGCGCAGAGCGAGATCATCAGCTATCTGGTGTTCGGCAGTCCGAGCTTCGCGCTCGACGGTCAGCAGAGCAACGCGGTTAAGACGGCAACGGCGGCACTCGTTCCCTCGCTCGGCGGTCTGCTCGAGGGCGTACTCGGCACGGTCTTCCCGTTCTTCAGCAGCCTGCAAGTGACAACGGTAGCCGGCAGTGGACCGCAAAACATTGTCACGAGCCCGCTCGATGGCTTGCTCAATAGTTTCGCGATCACCGGCGGCCGGCAGATTGGGACCGACGCATTCCTGAATCTTTCAGGCGGCGTCTGCCGCGGGAGTCGGCTCGCGTCTACGCAGAGCCCGTCGGGGTGGTTTGGCGTGGCCGCCG is a window from the Gemmatimonadota bacterium genome containing:
- a CDS encoding BamA/TamA family outer membrane protein, with the protein product MVFARPRLRLVLAAMLLASAWPQTVRAQRIACTARHPMVDAVAITGNARISTSDLEPVIRTERTGLWRRWFGWNTGTLTCLDTIELRSDAANIAAFYDSRGYAGTRVQSAVTRRGDKRAQVTFVVREGNAVRIDSVVVAGLPVEAADARAIQQRLLRTVYDDSVLKFVRDSVQQLVKEAGFAHAREPLDSSRRDTTAHRGTVHFVFRPGPVTRIGTIAIRFSDSTRAPALSADAVRALLRVHSGDRLDSREVATSQRDLYATELYRTVRIDNVPVDSTHDSLVVQLAEGDRRRLRTTVGWATLDCFRASARLVEQNLANTGNRLEVTAKLSKIGMAHPFGGFSGLCASETRDDPFSRNLNYYAGATLNLRGVLGAQLRPSLTLFTERRSEPFAYQQQTDVGVIAAVTRELGTRLVGTAQYQYVDGKTVADRSVSCTTFGFCRLEDLTSFVLPSPVHTIGGSLARNPLLPTSDPDHGYRWQVELRYGHTQISRILPLDFAHIQGEAASYRALGDNLVLATRVQAGFVFAPSDRSVLLPPQERFYAGGQNTVRGFGQNQLGPGSYIVDSYVTRTLADGTVVGEAGAASSVLRIAPSGGNAMWVANIELRARRGWPADLLHWAAFVDAGQVWNSNDVFSVLNAKPRVTPGLGVRLVTPIGPFRVDVGYNPYPLASGPAFYVVGGDLAKGVLGTVTCVSPGTTDPLPGSTHAAALSCPVTFTPLKRGGLLPRLAFHFSIGNAF
- a CDS encoding translocation/assembly module TamB domain-containing protein, whose product is MTRRARFLKIGFATAACVVALAVAIPLFVVRTTTGRDWLRRTLVAQVNASLQGRGTLRLAHLDGGFGSPVVADSLTLLDAKGALVMKAARITVDVDLWRANLGDARIRWLLIDHPEARLVQDREGRWNIDRIFASGRPASTSPSAMRVTLDSAEVRDGRVELVQPDSSTTRDTHRVFSGLSVALGSTRIMDPAVAGGDALLKRLAVVIDAPPVTLPRVAGRVRWWKDSLALDLPELRLGVTHGRMTGRVSWAGKGDARIDLQATLDTVAVKELAWISALLPKSGTGSTELRVRNAAERGALSYELTKLDLRASQSRLTGALTAVVGRTVSIRDLALTAQPIDVALLHELFGESMPKKPWDGFMEGTVRARGGPLSAMVFDTIALTWHDRHAKGAMARMTIGGVVDASGPQTVLHDFTVRFADMDTRVAGGVTPAADSLHGTLRGSLVLEGPTNNLRFHDLVAWHTDGLLQPSRVRGAGRIASDVTTQWLEATLSLDTIAPATLLRGRTEVPLRGVLMGTLDVRATGDTVQLESALRAGQGRARFTGRTVLDSTQLILTGSVQLSNVDPRVLFARRDIPALRLDGSAAVNVDGPATMPDAHILLHLDTTSIIGASRVRMGTVRAGFDSTGFHVDTAELHAADWRVSARGHLARRGESADSMTLRLEFAAADSLRSLLLDSLGHAVMDSLHGALTAEGALVGSMERFRVRGTIGVRDARRGEMGVRNVIGRVSLDRLPSNATGGISLLADVVTVGNFATNDVGLTATIDDGRTAAFAAHARSGDTLSLAVRGTGVRDGDDTRFTLDSLTLGLGDGRWALERAVHGTVTPSLFALDSVALASTAGAHVRGTLRLPDAGEVAGSLQLAGVGLSELAFTGLIVPDLAGSVRGSLQLSGTRDAPKMELVASLDSISVNEHTAPSIRATVRYADRMARVSVNASTAAHNALTIDGTVPVNLSLRAVDDRRPNDPFSLRVRADSLALADFEGLVPRASGLGGVLRTNVELRGTWKQLNAVGPLRIENGAFDLPRVGFVARRLSLDAELQPDSITLRRLQFADDDDGRNTITAEGTLVRRNDRWMVRATSTASNFTVVDDPRLATAVANWTLSLSGPVREPTLGGNVSLPHALFFIDNQRRARVVNTAASEDAELAVGMPIMSGLRVQLGNDVRLKSREANVQLSGTVELAGQANNPYILGEIDASRGTYRLDLSILKRTFRVDSGLVRIAGTKDQPAALNIWTSYLVRSNDENDARDVHITAHLSGLSSAPRLDLSSDLGNAVAQSEIISYLVFGSPSFALDGQQSNAVKTATAALVPSLGGLLEGVLGTVFPFFSSLQVTTVAGSGPQNIVTSPLDGLLNSFAITGGRQIGTDAFLNLSGGVCRGSRLASTQSPSGWFGVAAEYRPRLGLGAAASMEPGSSPCSGVGRFSRTYQVGFDLFREFRWK